The Microbacterium sp. LKL04 sequence GATGGCCGAAGAGCTCACCGACTTCCTCGGCGAGCACGGAGTGCGGGTGCGCTACCTGCATTCGGACGTCGACACGCTCCGCCGTGTCGAGCTGTTGACCGAGCTCCGTCAGGGCGTCTATGACGTTCTGGTCGGCATCAACCTCCTGCGCGAGGGTCTCGACCTTCCGGAGGTGTCGCTCGTGGCCATTCTGGATGCCGACAAGGAGGGCTTCCTGCGGTCCGGGACCTCTCTCATCCAGACGATCGGTCGTGCCGCCCGAAACGTGTCGGGTGAGGTGCACATGTACGCCGACAAGATCACCGACTCGATGGCCGCGGCCATCGAGGAGACCGAGCGCCGTCGCGAGAAGCAGATCGCGTACAACCTCGAGCACGGCATCGATCCGCAGCCGCTGCGGAAGAAGATCGCCGACATCACCGATGCCCTCGCCCGCGAGGCGAGCGACACGCGCGACATGATGGACAGCCGCGGCAAGGGCAAGACGAAGTCGGGCAAGGGAAAGAGCCCGACACCGCAGCTTCGGCGCGAAGGCATCGCGGCGGAGGGGGCGAACCAGCTCGAGGCGACCATCGAAGACCTCACCCGGCAGATGCTCGCGGCGGCCGATGAGCTCAAGTTCGAGCTCGCGGGTCGACTTCGCGACGAGGTCCAGGACCTCAAGAAGGAGCTGCGAGCGATGGAGCGCGCCGGTCACGCCTGACCGGGTCCACGCCGGTCAGGGGCAGTGCATGAGCGGGCGTTCGCCGGAGCGGTCGAACGTGTGCTGCGACATCGGCCGGCCGCACAGGGGGCAGGCACGCTCCGTGCGGACCGGCTCCGGCTCGGTGTCATAGGGTCCGACGGAGGCGGGGCCGGCGTAGCGGATGAGGCGGCTGTTCCACCACGTGTAGAAGCCGCCGGCTGCACGGATCCGCTGACGGAGTGGGGGTCGTTGTTCCCGTTCCTCATCCATAATCATTAGTGTACTAACTATTAGCGAAGTGAGGATCGGGATGAACGAAGACGCGCTGAAGCTGGAGAGCCAGCTCTGCTTCGCGATCGTGACGGCGGCACGCAACGTCGTCTCCATCTACCGGCCGATCCTCGACCCCCTCGGGCTCACCCACCCGCAGTACCTGGTGATGCTCGCCCTCTGGGAGAGGGACCCGCAGTCTCTGAGCGAGCTGGCATCCGCCCTCGCCGTGGAGCCCGCGAGTCTCTCGCCGACGATCAAGCGCCTGGAGTCGCAGGGACGAGTGGTCCGCCGACGTCGCGCGGCCGACGAGCGCGTCCTCGACATCGAGCTGACCGACGACGGGCGCGCGCTTCGCGAGCTCGCCCTCGACGTGCCTCGGCAGGTCATGGAACGTGTCGGGCTCGGCGTCGACGACGTCGCACGTCTTCGGGATGGCCTGCAGCCGTTCGCCGGCGGGCGTGCGACCGTAACGGACTGATCGCCCGGAGCGAAGACCGGAGCCCGTGTCGGTGGCCCAACCTAGGATTGACCGGTGCCCATCGTCCCCGTTCCCCACGCCTCCAAACTCAGTGTCCGCGGCGCTCGCGTCCACAATCTGAAGAACGTCGACCTCGAGATCCCGCGCGACTCGCTCGTCGTGTTCACCGGCCTGTCCGGGTCGGGGAAGTCGAGCCTCGCGTTCGACACGATCTTCGCCGAGGGCCAGCGCCGCTACATCGAGTCGCTCAGCTCCTACGCGCGGCAGTTCCTGGGACAGGTCGACCGTCCGGACGTCGATTTCATCGAGGGACTGAGCCCTGCGGTGTCGATCGATCAGAAGTCGACCAACCGCAACCCGCGTTCGACCGTCGGCACGATCACCGAGATCAACGACTACATGCGACTGCTGTGGGCGCGGGTGGGTGTGCCGCACTGCCCCGAGTGCGGTGAGCGCATCCAGCGACAGACGGTGCAGCAGATCGCCGACCAGCTCATGGAGCTGCCTGAGCGGACGCGCTACCAGATCGTCGCTCCCGTCGTCTCGCAGAAGAAGGGTGAATTCGTCGACCTCTTCAAGGAGCTGTCGGCGAAGGGCTACGCCCGCGCGATCGTCGACGGCGAGGCCGTGCAGCTGGCCGAACCGCCGACGTTGAAGAAGAGCTACAAGCACGACATCGCGGTCGTCGTCGACCGACTCGTCGCGAGCCCCGACATCCTCGGCCGTGTCACCGACTCGGTCGAGACGGCGCTCGGCCTGGCCGGCGGCATCCTCCAGGTCAACTTCGTCGACGAAGAGGGCGACGATGCGTGGCAGAGCTACAGCGAGAAGCTCGCCTGCCCGAACGGTCACCCGCTCCAGCTCACCGAGATCGAGCCGCGGACATTCTCGTTCAACGCGCCATTCGGTGCCTGCCCTGCGTGTTCCGGGCTGGGCACGCGCATGTCCGTCGACACCGAACTGCTGCTCGGCGACGAGGAGCTCTCCATCGCCGAAGGCGTCATCGTCCCCTGGACGACGCAGGGCAAGGGGTTGTTCCAGTACTACGAGCGTCTGCTCGTCGGTCTCGCCGATGACCTCGGCTTCTCACTCGACACCCCGTGGAAGAACCTGCCCGTCGACATCCAGGACGCCGTCCTTTCGGGCGAGAACTACAAGGTCACGGTCAAGTGGAAGAACCGCTACGGACGCGAAATGCGGTACGCGTCCGGCTTCGAGGGTGTGATCCCCTACATCGAGCGTCAGTTCACGCAGGCCGAGACCGACACGCAGCGTCAGCGCTGGGCGGAGTTCCTCCGCGAGGTGCCGTGCCCCGTCTGCAACGGCGACCGTCTCAAGCCCGAGGTCCTCTCGGTCCTCGTCCACGGCCACTCGATCGCGGATGCCTCGCGGCTCAGCCTCGGCGAGGCGCAGACCTTCTTCGCCGAGATGGCCCTCACCGACCGCGAGGCGACGATCGCGGCGGCGGTGCTCCGCGAAATCCGAGCGCGGCTCGACTTCCTCATCCAGGTGGGTCTGAACTACCTGAGCCTCAGCCGCGCCGCCGGTTCGCTCTCGGGCGGCGAGGCGCAGCGCATCCGTCTCGCGACGCAGATCGGCTCCGGGCTGACCGGCGTGCTCTACGTCCTCGATGAGCCCTCGATCGGACTCCACCAGCGCGACAACCGCCGTCTCATCGAGACGCTCGTGCGGCTCAAGAGCCTCGGGAACACGCTCGTCGTCGTCGAGCACGACGAGGAGACCATCCACGCGGCCGACTGGATCGTCGACATCGGCCCGCGGGCGGGTGTCGAGGGCGGGAACGTGGTCCACTCGGGTCCCGTCGACCAGCTCCTGACCGATGAGGAGTCCATCACGGGCGCCTACCTCAGCGGGCGCCGGGCGATCGCGATGCCGAAGAAGCGTCGCAAGATCGACAAGGGACGGCAGCTGCGCGTCGTCGGTGCGCGGGCGAACAACCTGCAGAACGTCACGGTCGATTTCCCGCTGGGCGTCCTGACCTCCGTCACCGGCGTGAGCGGGTCGGGCAAGTCGTCTCTCGTGAACGGCATCCTCTACGAAGTCCTCGCCACCAAGCTCAACGGAGCGCGTCGCGTCGCCGGCAAGCACACCCGCGTGACCGGCCTCGAGCACCTCGACAAGGTCGTCCACGTCGACCAGGCCCCCATCGGACGCACGCCCCGCTCGAACCCGGCCACCTACACAGGCGTCTTCGACCGGATCCGATCGCTGTTCGCCGAGACGACCGAGGCGAAGACCCGCGGATACCAGCCGGGTCGCTTCAGCTTCAACGTCAAGGGCGGGCGCTGCGAGGCCTGCTCGGGTGACGGCACGATCAAGATCGAGATGAACTTCCTGCCCGACGTCTACGTCGACTGCGAGGTGTGCCACGGCCAGCGCTACAACCGCGACACCCTGACCGTGCACTACAAGGGCAAGAACATCGCCGAAGTTCTCAACATGCCGATCTCCGAGGCGGCCGACTTCTTCGAGCCGATCCAGGCGATCCACCGCTACTTGAAGACGCTCGTCGACGTCGGGCTCGGCTACGTGCGGCTCGGGCAGTCGGCGACGACGCTCTCGGGGGGCGAGGCGCAGCGCGTCAAGCTCGCCACCGAACTGCAGCGGCGTTCCAACGGCAGGACGATCTACGTCCTCGACGAGCCGACGACGGGCCTGCACTTCGAAGACGTCCAGCGCCTGCTCGAGGTCTTGAACAGCCTCGTCGACAAGGGCAACTCGGTTCTCGTCATCGAGCACAACCTCGACGTCATCAAGTCGTCGGACTGGGTCATCGACCTCGGCCCCGAGGGCGGGTCCGGTGGCGGCACGATCGTCGCGACCGGCACGCCGGAGCAGGTGGCGGCCGTCTCCGAAAGCCACACGGGTCAGTTCCTCGCCGAGCTCTTGGACGTGGCGCCCGCGCGCAAGGCGGGCTGACGTGGCCTCCGCGCTGCCTTACAAGCCGAAGCCGGGGGAGATCCCGACCGACCCGGGCGTCTACCGGTTCCTCGACGCGGACGGCCGGATCCTGTACGTCGGCAAGGCGAAGAACCTGCGCGCACGGCTGTCGAACTATTTCGCTCCGCTGCACACCCTGCACGAGCGCACGCGTCGCATGGTCACGACGGCTGCGAAGGTCGAGTGGACGGTCGTCGCGACCGACATCGACTCCTTGCAGCTCGAATACACGTGGATCCAGGAGTACTCGCCGCCGTTCAACGTCCGATACAAGGACGACAAGTCCTACCCCTACATGGCGGTGACCCTGGGCGACGAGGCGCCGCGGGTGATCGTCACACGGAACCGCCGCATCCGTGGCGCGAAGTACTTCGGTCCGTACCCCAAGGTCTGGGCGGTCCACGACACCATCGATCAGCTGATCAAGGTGTTCCCGATCCGCACGTGCAGCGATTCGTCCTACAAGAAGGCGATGGCGACGGGGCGGCCCTGCTTCCCCGGTCAGATCGGCCGGTGCGGTGGCCCGTGCTCGATGAAGGTCACCATCGAGGAGCACCGCGCGATCGTCGACGACTTCATCGCCTTCATGTCGGGCAGCGACAAGCGGTACACGAAGCGGATGGAAGCGCGCATGCGCGAAGCCGCTGCCGCGATGGACTACGAGACCGCGGCCTCGTACCGCGACAAGCTGCAGGCGCTCGACGCCGTCCTCAACCGCAGCGCGTTGGTCCTGAGCGAGGACACGGATGCCGATCTGTTCGGAGTCGCCGAAGACGAACTCTCCGCGGCCGTGCAGCACTTCATCGTCCGCGGTGGGCGCGTGCGAGGCGTTCGTGCGACGACGATCGACAAGGAGCTCGACATCTCGGGCCCGGAGCTGGTCGACCAGATCCTCCAGCGCGCGTACGGAGCCGCCGGCGCTGAAGACATCCCGCGTCAGGTGCTCGTGCCGACTCTCCCCGACGACACCGCCGAGCTCGAGGAGTGGTTGCAGTCCCGACGCGGCAAGAGGGTCACGGTCCAGATCGCGCAGCGCGGTCAGAAGGCGGACCTGATGCGCACGGCGACCCTCAACGCCCAGCAGGCGCTCATGCTCCACAAGACGCGCCGGACGAGCGATTACACGTCGCGCACGAAAGCGCTGACCGACCTGCAGGAGGCCCTCGGGATGTCCGAGGCTCCGCTGCGGATCGAATGCTTCGACGTCTCGCACCTCGGCGGGACGGGTGTGGTTGCCTCGATGGTCGTCTTCGAGGACGGTCTGCCCCGAAAGGATCAGTACCGGTCCTTCTCGGTGAGCGAGACCACCGACGACACCGACTCCATGTATCAGGTGCTCATGCGCCGACTCGCCCACATCGACCGGGACGAGGCCGAGCAGGACGCGATCGATCCGACGGCCGACGGCGAGGTGGATGCCACCCGCAAGCGCCCGCGCTTCGCGTACCGTCCGCAGCTGCTCCTCGTCGACGGCGGCCAGCCGCAGGTCGCCGCGGCGGCCCGCGCGCTCCGCGACTCCGGCCACGAGGAGATCGCCCTGTGCGGCATCGCGAAGCGCCTCGAGGAGGTCTGGCTGCCCGACGACGACTTCCCGGTCATCCTGCCGCGTTCGTCAGAGGCGCTGTATTTGCTCCAGCGACTCCGTGACGAGGCGCACCGATTCGCCATCACCCATCAGCGCAAGAAGCGCGGACGGGACATCACGACGGTGCTCGCGGAAGTGCCCGGGCTGGGGGAGTCGCGGATCAAAGCGCTCCTGCGTCACTTCGGCTCTGTGAGCAAGCTGAAGCAGGCGTCTCCGGAGGAGATCCAGGAGCTCCCCGGAATCGGCCCTCGACTGGCCGCCAGCATCCACTCGCATCTCGCGACCGGTTCGGTCCCGAGCGGTGCCGGTGGTTAGGCTGAGTCCACACGCGTGAAAGGCAGGGCAGGGATGGGCGGCCAGACGACAGGCGAGGTCCTGATCGTCACGGGCATGTCCGGCGCCGGGCGGACGACCGCGGCGAACGCCCTCGAGGATCTCGACTGGTACGTCGTCGACAACCTCCCGCCGCAGATGCTCTCGCATCTCCTGGACCTCACGGCCCTCGCCGCAGACGCGCTCCCCAAGGTCGCCGCCGTCGTCGATGTCCGAGGTCGCCAGCTGTTCGGCGAGCTGCCGTCGGTGACCCGATCGCTGCGAGACGGCCGTCAGCTGCGCGTCCTGTTCCTGGATGCCGCCGACGAGGTGCTCGTCCGCCGCTTCGAGGCCGTGCGTCGGCCGCACCCTCTCCAAGGGGAGGGGACGATCCTCGACGGCATCCGTCGCGAACGCGAACGCGTCGCGATCATCCGAGAAGCCGCCGACGTCATCGTCGACACGAGCTCCCTCAACATCCACCAGCTGGCGAACCGGATCGTCGACCTGTTCAGCGACGACGGAGACGCGCGCCACACGGTCACCGTCATGAGCTTCGGTTTCAAATACGGGCTCCCTCCCGACGTCGATCTCGTCGCGGACATGCGGTTCCTCCCGAACCCGTATTGGGAGCCGTCGCTGCGCGCGCTGACAGGCGAAGACGAGGCCGTCCGCGACTTCGTCCTCGACCAGGAGGGCGCCCGTGAGTTCATCGACACGTACGCGGCGGCTCTCCATCCCGTTCTGCAGGGGTATCAGCGCGAGAACAAACGTCACTCGGTCGTCGCGATCGGCTGCACCGGCGGCAAGCACCGCTCGGTGGTGACCGCTCTCGAGCTCGGCCAGCGTCTGGCCCAGGAAACGGGCGTAGCGGTGAGGGTCACGCACCGTGACCTGGGTCGCGAATGACCGGTGCGCGAGTAAGCTGATCCTTTGTCCCCGATCGCCCCCACCGAAGGATCCCCGTGCCGCTGACTGCTGACGTGAAGACGGAACTCACTTCGGTCCGTGATCCCCGGCCCACAGCCCGCGTCGCAGAGCTGACCACGATCCTCCGGTTCTCCGGCGGCCTGCACTCGATCGCCGGCCGCGTGGCGGTCGAAGCCGAGGTCGAGACCGACATCCTGGCCCGCCGCGTCGCCCGCGATCTCGTGGAGATCTACGGCGTCCGCCCGGAACTCGCTCATGTGCAGTCCTCCGGCGGACGCGCTGCAAACCTGGTCGCGGTGCGCGTGATCGAGGGGGGCGAGACGCTGGCGCGTCAGACGGGCCTCCTCGACAACCGCCGCCGCCCCGTCCGCGGTCTTCCCAACAAACTCACGACGGGCGCGCGCCCCGACCTCGCCGCGGTGTGGCGCGGAGCGTTCCTCGCCGCCGGCACACTGTCCGACCCCGGTCGCTCCGCCGCCCTCGAAGTGGCCTGCCCGTCGGGGGAGGCTGCGATGGCCCTCGTCGGGGCGGCGCATCGCCTCGGTATCGCTGCGAAGGCCCGCGAAGTGCGCGGTGTGCCTCGCGTGGTCGTCCGCGACGGTGAGGCGATCCGCGCCACGCTCCTCATGATGGGCGCGCAGAAGACGGCCGCCGCGTGGGAGGAGATGCGTCAGCGTCGCGAGGTGCGCGCCGGCGTGAACCGCCTCGTCAACTTCGACGACGCGAACCTGCGTCGTTCCGCGCAGGCCGCCGTCGCCGCATGTGCCCGGGTCGAGCGCGCACTCGAGATCCTCGGCGACACCGTCCCGGACCACCTCAAGCAGGCGGGCGACCTTCGTCTCGCCCACCGCGACGCGAGCCTCGACGAGCTCGGGCACCACGCCGATCCGCCACTGACGAAGGATGCCGTCGCCGGCCGCATCCGCCGTCTTCTCGCGATGGCGGACAAGAAGGCTGCGCAGGACGGCGTTCCGGACACGGAGTCCGCCGTTCCCGCCGGTCTCGAGGACTGACGGGATACATCCCCTCTTCCCGGGAAGCAACCGGGTGCCCGGTGGGTTGGCCCTCAATAGGATGAATCCGACCGGCCGCGCCCCGTGCGCGGCACCGACAGAAGGAAGAGGACATGGCGAAGTACACCCTGCCTGAGCTCCCGTACGACTACTCCGCGCTCGAGCCGAGCATCAGCGGCAAGATCATGGAGCTTCACCACTCGAAGCACCACCAGGCGTATGTCACGGGAGCCAACACCGCCCTCGAGCAGCTCGCGGAAGCGCGCGAGACCGGCAACCTCGCGAACGTCAACAAGCTCGAGAAGGACCTCGCGTTCAACCTCGGTGGACACGTCAACCACTCGATCTTCTGGACCAACCTCGCCCCCGCGTCGCA is a genomic window containing:
- a CDS encoding MarR family winged helix-turn-helix transcriptional regulator, which codes for MNEDALKLESQLCFAIVTAARNVVSIYRPILDPLGLTHPQYLVMLALWERDPQSLSELASALAVEPASLSPTIKRLESQGRVVRRRRAADERVLDIELTDDGRALRELALDVPRQVMERVGLGVDDVARLRDGLQPFAGGRATVTD
- the uvrA gene encoding excinuclease ABC subunit UvrA; the protein is MPIVPVPHASKLSVRGARVHNLKNVDLEIPRDSLVVFTGLSGSGKSSLAFDTIFAEGQRRYIESLSSYARQFLGQVDRPDVDFIEGLSPAVSIDQKSTNRNPRSTVGTITEINDYMRLLWARVGVPHCPECGERIQRQTVQQIADQLMELPERTRYQIVAPVVSQKKGEFVDLFKELSAKGYARAIVDGEAVQLAEPPTLKKSYKHDIAVVVDRLVASPDILGRVTDSVETALGLAGGILQVNFVDEEGDDAWQSYSEKLACPNGHPLQLTEIEPRTFSFNAPFGACPACSGLGTRMSVDTELLLGDEELSIAEGVIVPWTTQGKGLFQYYERLLVGLADDLGFSLDTPWKNLPVDIQDAVLSGENYKVTVKWKNRYGREMRYASGFEGVIPYIERQFTQAETDTQRQRWAEFLREVPCPVCNGDRLKPEVLSVLVHGHSIADASRLSLGEAQTFFAEMALTDREATIAAAVLREIRARLDFLIQVGLNYLSLSRAAGSLSGGEAQRIRLATQIGSGLTGVLYVLDEPSIGLHQRDNRRLIETLVRLKSLGNTLVVVEHDEETIHAADWIVDIGPRAGVEGGNVVHSGPVDQLLTDEESITGAYLSGRRAIAMPKKRRKIDKGRQLRVVGARANNLQNVTVDFPLGVLTSVTGVSGSGKSSLVNGILYEVLATKLNGARRVAGKHTRVTGLEHLDKVVHVDQAPIGRTPRSNPATYTGVFDRIRSLFAETTEAKTRGYQPGRFSFNVKGGRCEACSGDGTIKIEMNFLPDVYVDCEVCHGQRYNRDTLTVHYKGKNIAEVLNMPISEAADFFEPIQAIHRYLKTLVDVGLGYVRLGQSATTLSGGEAQRVKLATELQRRSNGRTIYVLDEPTTGLHFEDVQRLLEVLNSLVDKGNSVLVIEHNLDVIKSSDWVIDLGPEGGSGGGTIVATGTPEQVAAVSESHTGQFLAELLDVAPARKAG
- the uvrC gene encoding excinuclease ABC subunit UvrC — protein: MASALPYKPKPGEIPTDPGVYRFLDADGRILYVGKAKNLRARLSNYFAPLHTLHERTRRMVTTAAKVEWTVVATDIDSLQLEYTWIQEYSPPFNVRYKDDKSYPYMAVTLGDEAPRVIVTRNRRIRGAKYFGPYPKVWAVHDTIDQLIKVFPIRTCSDSSYKKAMATGRPCFPGQIGRCGGPCSMKVTIEEHRAIVDDFIAFMSGSDKRYTKRMEARMREAAAAMDYETAASYRDKLQALDAVLNRSALVLSEDTDADLFGVAEDELSAAVQHFIVRGGRVRGVRATTIDKELDISGPELVDQILQRAYGAAGAEDIPRQVLVPTLPDDTAELEEWLQSRRGKRVTVQIAQRGQKADLMRTATLNAQQALMLHKTRRTSDYTSRTKALTDLQEALGMSEAPLRIECFDVSHLGGTGVVASMVVFEDGLPRKDQYRSFSVSETTDDTDSMYQVLMRRLAHIDRDEAEQDAIDPTADGEVDATRKRPRFAYRPQLLLVDGGQPQVAAAARALRDSGHEEIALCGIAKRLEEVWLPDDDFPVILPRSSEALYLLQRLRDEAHRFAITHQRKKRGRDITTVLAEVPGLGESRIKALLRHFGSVSKLKQASPEEIQELPGIGPRLAASIHSHLATGSVPSGAGG
- the rapZ gene encoding RNase adapter RapZ, with the protein product MGGQTTGEVLIVTGMSGAGRTTAANALEDLDWYVVDNLPPQMLSHLLDLTALAADALPKVAAVVDVRGRQLFGELPSVTRSLRDGRQLRVLFLDAADEVLVRRFEAVRRPHPLQGEGTILDGIRRERERVAIIREAADVIVDTSSLNIHQLANRIVDLFSDDGDARHTVTVMSFGFKYGLPPDVDLVADMRFLPNPYWEPSLRALTGEDEAVRDFVLDQEGAREFIDTYAAALHPVLQGYQRENKRHSVVAIGCTGGKHRSVVTALELGQRLAQETGVAVRVTHRDLGRE
- the whiA gene encoding DNA-binding protein WhiA: MPLTADVKTELTSVRDPRPTARVAELTTILRFSGGLHSIAGRVAVEAEVETDILARRVARDLVEIYGVRPELAHVQSSGGRAANLVAVRVIEGGETLARQTGLLDNRRRPVRGLPNKLTTGARPDLAAVWRGAFLAAGTLSDPGRSAALEVACPSGEAAMALVGAAHRLGIAAKAREVRGVPRVVVRDGEAIRATLLMMGAQKTAAAWEEMRQRREVRAGVNRLVNFDDANLRRSAQAAVAACARVERALEILGDTVPDHLKQAGDLRLAHRDASLDELGHHADPPLTKDAVAGRIRRLLAMADKKAAQDGVPDTESAVPAGLED